TCCCCGGACATGTCGAAACGCTGGCCGAGGTTACCGACCCGGAAGAAGTCGATCGACTGACGGGCATCTGCTATCAGACGCATCCGTACAGTGCCACCCGCAACTTCCAGCAGACGATGCAGCAGTTTACCAGCGAGAAACCGGCGCCGCGTCGCTCGGCCAAGTCTGCCTCCGACAAACTCGATCTGTCGATCTTCGACAGCCTGGCAAGCAGTTCGGCCAAACATGCCTGACCGAAATGACTCGATCCCTGCAAACCACCGTCGCTGCAAGACTGACCGCCGGCCTTCTGGTCGCTGCGGTCGTCGCGTTTGGCACGACGGCAGTTGCGCAGGAGCCGGCCAATCAGCCCGGCACGCTCGAACTTGGTAGTAACCTGCTGGGCGGAGGTCCCGAGAAGTGGACCAGCCCGGAAGGCCTGTCTTCTGCCTTGCAGGTCATGCTGCTGTTGACCGTGCTCAGCCTGGCTCCGGCGGTGCTGCTGATGACGACCTGCTTTGTGCGAATCATTGTCGTATTGGGGCTGCTGCGCCAGGCGCTAGGGACCCAGCAGTTGCCACCGGGTCAGGTGTTAACTTCGATCTCGCTCTTTTTGACGCTGCTGGTTATGACACCGGTCTGGAAGGAGGCCTATGATCAGGGAATTGCCCCCTATACCAATAAGCAAATTGGCCTGGAAGAAGCCTGGACGCGGGGCTCCGCGCCGTTACGAAGATTCATGAGCGCGCAAATTGAGCAAGCGGGAAACCGAGACACGATTTGGCTCTTGTACAAGTACCAAGGAGAGCAGTTGCAAATTGAACCGCAAACCTACGACGATGTGCCGCTGCAGATTCTGTTACCCGCCTACATGCTGAGCGAACTCAAAGTGGCCTTTTTGATCGGCTTCCAGATTTACTTGCCGTTTTTGGTGTTGGATATCGTAATCGCGACGGTGACGATCTCGATGGGGATGATGATGTTGCCGCCGGTGCTGATCTCCCTGCCGTTTAAGCTGCTATTGTTTGTGCTGGTCGATGGCTGGCACCTGGTGGTCGAAATGCTGCTCAACAGCGTGCGCGCGGGGGGGATGGGTAGTGGGTAGTGGGTAGTGGATAGTGGGGAGACGGAACAGGAAGTGAGTCGTGTGCCGTAGTCGTTTCAGCGAGAACGTTTTCCCCATTTTGTAATTCATCATTCTTAATTCTTAATTTTTAATTCTTATTTAATCACCATGGACCCCCAAGACGCGATTGATCTGGCCCGCGAAGCGATCTTGATGAGTTTGCTCGTGTGCGCGCCGGTCTTGGTGGCGGGCACGCTGGTGGGTTTGATCGTGGGCCTCTTGCAGGCATTGACCCAAATCCAGGAACAAACGGTCGCGTTTGTGCCCAAGTTTTTGGCCATGGTGCTGGTCCTGAGTCTGACCATGCCTTGGCTGATTTCGCAAATGGTGCAATACACCCAGGAGGTCTTTCAGACCGCTGGCAGCGTGCCATTTTCTCAATAGTGTTCCCGCGAACATTCATAACCTCATGTATTAGCATTCTTCGTTCACCATTCTTCATTCTTAGTTTATTCCATGCTTACCCTACTCACCCAAGAACTGGTCGTGACTTGCACGCTAGTCCTGGCGCGGGTGGGGGGGCTGATCGCCGCGGCGCCCCTGTGGAGTTCGCTGCAAATACCCTTAAACGCGCGGGCGTTGTTGGTTGTTATGTTGACCGCCCTGGTTGCTCCGCTGCAATGGGGACGGTTGGCCGCGCTTCCCGGCAGCCCGCTCGAGTATGGGCTGCAACTGGCCGGAGAGTCGCTGTTGGGGATCAGCCTGGGATTGGGCGTAATGATTTCGCTGGGGGGGATTCAAATCGCCGGGCAAATCGCCGGTCAACTCAGCGGGATGTCGCTGGCGGATGTGTTTAAC
The Pirellulales bacterium DNA segment above includes these coding regions:
- the fliP gene encoding flagellar type III secretion system pore protein FliP (The bacterial flagellar biogenesis protein FliP forms a type III secretion system (T3SS)-type pore required for flagellar assembly.), with the translated sequence MTRSLQTTVAARLTAGLLVAAVVAFGTTAVAQEPANQPGTLELGSNLLGGGPEKWTSPEGLSSALQVMLLLTVLSLAPAVLLMTTCFVRIIVVLGLLRQALGTQQLPPGQVLTSISLFLTLLVMTPVWKEAYDQGIAPYTNKQIGLEEAWTRGSAPLRRFMSAQIEQAGNRDTIWLLYKYQGEQLQIEPQTYDDVPLQILLPAYMLSELKVAFLIGFQIYLPFLVLDIVIATVTISMGMMMLPPVLISLPFKLLLFVLVDGWHLVVEMLLNSVRAGGMGSG
- the fliQ gene encoding flagellar biosynthesis protein FliQ, which codes for MDPQDAIDLAREAILMSLLVCAPVLVAGTLVGLIVGLLQALTQIQEQTVAFVPKFLAMVLVLSLTMPWLISQMVQYTQEVFQTAGSVPFSQ